One part of the Streptomyces lydicus genome encodes these proteins:
- a CDS encoding amidohydrolase family protein: MVSPADGRVAGPVDGLPPLVDHHCHGVLRHEPDAGTFASYLTESDRPPAAGTTFFDTQTGFAVRRWCPPLLDLPAHCPPADYLARRRALGPDETRRRLLRAAGIGAYLLDTGLPGDLTGPGETAAAGGGTGHEVVRLETLAERTAAGFRAAAGRAAGTADAGEFTEVLAGAVAHAARTAVAFKSVAAYRHGLALDPTPPADDAVRDAVRGWLAAGAPRLTDPVLLRHLIALAVATGRPLQLHTGFGDPDLRLDHADPALLTGLARTTAGTGTDLVLLHCYPYHRQAAYLASVFPHVYADVGLTLTHTGPRATAVLAEFLELAPFGKLLFSTDAYGLPELYAVGAALFRTALAGVLGEWTASGAWSAADARRVGAMIAAENARRVYRLPAGED; encoded by the coding sequence CTGGTGAGTCCCGCGGACGGCCGGGTGGCCGGCCCCGTCGACGGCCTGCCGCCACTGGTGGACCACCACTGCCACGGCGTGCTCCGGCACGAGCCGGATGCCGGGACGTTCGCCTCGTACCTCACCGAGTCGGACCGGCCGCCCGCGGCCGGCACCACCTTCTTCGACACCCAGACCGGGTTCGCCGTGCGCCGCTGGTGCCCGCCGCTGCTCGATCTGCCCGCGCACTGCCCGCCGGCGGACTATCTGGCGCGGCGCCGCGCACTGGGCCCCGACGAGACCCGGCGCCGGCTGCTGCGTGCCGCCGGCATCGGCGCGTACCTCCTGGACACCGGCCTGCCCGGCGACCTGACGGGGCCCGGGGAGACGGCCGCGGCCGGCGGCGGCACCGGGCACGAGGTGGTCCGGCTGGAGACGCTGGCCGAGCGCACCGCGGCCGGTTTCCGGGCGGCCGCGGGACGCGCCGCGGGGACGGCCGACGCCGGGGAGTTCACCGAGGTCCTCGCCGGGGCCGTCGCGCACGCCGCCCGCACGGCCGTCGCGTTCAAGTCCGTCGCCGCGTACCGCCACGGGCTGGCGCTCGACCCCACCCCGCCCGCGGACGACGCGGTACGGGACGCCGTCCGCGGCTGGCTGGCCGCGGGCGCGCCCCGCCTCACCGATCCGGTGCTGCTGCGCCACCTCATCGCGCTGGCCGTCGCCACCGGCCGCCCGCTCCAGCTCCACACCGGATTCGGCGACCCCGACCTGCGGCTCGACCACGCCGATCCGGCGCTGCTGACCGGCCTCGCCCGGACCACCGCCGGCACCGGCACGGACCTGGTGCTGCTGCACTGCTACCCGTACCACCGTCAGGCCGCCTACCTGGCGAGCGTCTTCCCGCACGTCTACGCCGACGTCGGGCTGACCCTCACCCACACCGGCCCGCGGGCCACCGCCGTGCTCGCCGAGTTCCTGGAACTGGCGCCCTTCGGCAAGCTGCTCTTCTCCACCGACGCCTACGGTCTCCCGGAGCTGTACGCGGTCGGCGCCGCGCTCTTCCGCACCGCGCTGGCCGGCGTCCTCGGGGAGTGGACGGCGAGCGGCGCATGGTCCGCGGCGGACGCCCGGCGGGTCGGCGCGATGATCGCCGCGGAGAACGCCCGCCGGGTCTACCGGCTCCCGGCGGGCGAGGACTGA
- a CDS encoding MFS transporter, whose translation MRSRIFADLTPLRTSPDYRRLWCGNTISWMGQQMTALAVSLQVYAITRSTFAVGLVGLCSLVPLVVFGLYGGAIADTVDRRKLGLVSAAGATAMSVTLAGAALAGYHRVWLLYTVVALQAVCFAMNSPARSSMIPRLLPTEQLPAANALNSLTSNLGLMGGPMLGGVIVGLWGYQAAYLIDVVAFSGSLYAMWRLPSMRPEQAEGGRRASVLDGLRFLATRPNLRMTFFSDLAAMVLAQPRALFPAVAVLWFAGDAKTVGLLVAAPAVGAVLGGLFSGWLGGIRRHGLAILVAVASWGAAIACFGLSRHLWIGLVFLAVAGCADTVSMVFRSTMLQAATPDAMRGRLQGVFIVVVAGGPRLGDFLAGSAADLTSPATAVVGGGLACVLVVTALGLGRRAFARYDAGDPQP comes from the coding sequence CTGCGTTCCCGGATATTCGCCGATCTGACCCCGCTGCGCACCTCGCCGGACTACCGCCGCCTGTGGTGCGGCAACACCATCTCCTGGATGGGCCAGCAGATGACCGCCCTCGCGGTCTCGCTGCAGGTGTACGCCATCACCCGGTCCACCTTCGCGGTCGGCCTGGTGGGCCTGTGCTCGCTGGTCCCGCTGGTCGTCTTCGGGCTCTACGGCGGTGCCATCGCCGACACCGTCGACCGCCGCAAGCTGGGCCTGGTCAGCGCCGCGGGCGCGACCGCGATGTCCGTCACGCTGGCCGGCGCGGCGCTGGCCGGCTACCACCGGGTCTGGCTGCTCTACACCGTCGTCGCCCTCCAGGCCGTGTGCTTCGCGATGAACTCCCCGGCCCGCTCGTCGATGATCCCCCGGCTGCTGCCGACCGAGCAGCTGCCGGCCGCCAACGCGCTCAACTCCCTGACCAGCAACCTCGGTCTGATGGGCGGCCCGATGCTCGGCGGGGTCATCGTCGGGCTGTGGGGCTACCAGGCCGCCTACCTGATCGACGTGGTGGCCTTCAGCGGCTCCCTGTACGCGATGTGGCGTCTGCCGTCGATGCGCCCCGAGCAGGCGGAAGGGGGGCGGCGCGCCTCCGTGCTCGACGGGCTGCGGTTCCTCGCCACCCGGCCCAACCTCCGGATGACGTTCTTCTCCGACCTGGCGGCGATGGTGCTGGCCCAGCCGCGTGCCCTGTTCCCCGCCGTCGCGGTGCTCTGGTTCGCGGGGGACGCCAAGACCGTCGGGCTGCTCGTCGCCGCGCCCGCGGTCGGCGCGGTCCTCGGCGGGCTGTTCTCCGGCTGGCTCGGCGGGATCCGCCGGCACGGCCTGGCGATCCTCGTCGCGGTGGCCTCCTGGGGCGCCGCCATCGCCTGCTTCGGGCTCTCCCGGCACCTGTGGATCGGGCTGGTCTTCCTGGCCGTGGCCGGCTGCGCGGACACCGTCTCGATGGTGTTCCGCAGCACCATGCTGCAGGCCGCCACGCCGGACGCGATGCGCGGGCGGCTCCAGGGCGTCTTCATCGTCGTGGTGGCGGGCGGACCCCGCCTGGGCGACTTCCTCGCCGGCTCGGCCGCCGACCTGACCTCCCCGGCCACCGCGGTGGTCGGCGGCGGCCTGGCGTGCGTCCTGGTGGTCACCGCCCTGGGCCTGGGCCGCCGCGCCTTCGCGCGCTACGACGCCGGCGATCCGCAGCCCTGA
- a CDS encoding TetR/AcrR family transcriptional regulator yields MAEEPVLVWDRPDRGARGPAPGRSRAQLARAAIRLADAGGLAAVSVRQVAGELGTGPASLYRYIAGRDDLLDLMTDAVTGEIDLTVAPTGDPVGDLVALSLRSREVHLRHPWLVEVPSEALRLGPRGLDHLEYALGALAPLALPGRSKLEAIAALSALVTMLCRAELQSHRSPTARQAAQAAYLGAAAGAGEHPLLTEALAGREATPPGDDAAAVFERVVHRALTGLLAPGPGTP; encoded by the coding sequence GTGGCCGAGGAACCGGTGTTGGTGTGGGACCGTCCCGATCGGGGAGCCCGGGGGCCCGCGCCCGGGCGGAGCCGCGCCCAGCTCGCCCGGGCCGCGATCCGGCTGGCCGACGCGGGCGGACTGGCGGCGGTGTCCGTACGGCAGGTGGCCGGCGAACTGGGCACCGGCCCCGCGTCGCTCTACCGCTACATCGCCGGCCGCGACGACCTGCTGGATCTCATGACGGACGCGGTGACCGGCGAGATCGACCTCACGGTGGCGCCGACCGGCGACCCGGTCGGGGATCTGGTGGCCCTGTCCCTGCGGAGCCGGGAGGTGCACCTCCGGCACCCCTGGCTGGTGGAGGTTCCTTCGGAGGCGCTGCGGCTGGGCCCGCGCGGGCTGGACCACCTCGAATACGCCCTCGGCGCGCTCGCCCCCCTCGCGCTGCCGGGCCGGAGCAAGCTGGAGGCGATCGCCGCGCTGAGCGCCCTGGTCACGATGCTCTGCCGCGCCGAACTGCAGAGCCACCGGTCACCGACCGCACGCCAGGCGGCCCAGGCCGCCTACCTGGGCGCCGCGGCCGGCGCGGGTGAACATCCGCTGCTGACCGAGGCGTTGGCCGGCCGGGAAGCCACCCCGCCGGGCGACGACGCCGCCGCCGTCTTCGAACGGGTCGTCCACCGGGCACTCACCGGACTACTGGCCCCCGGCCCCGGGACGCCGTAG
- a CDS encoding ROK family transcriptional regulator encodes MTASGEQPGSAAHVLELVANGSATSRADLVRELGLAASTVSARVQELVEAGLLTESGEGASRGGRRPRLLRVADRGAVALAADLGSHHIRTGAVGLTGGVLDPEDLAFDLTAGPDGALDALAGQLAALAERQRAAGRTVRGVGLGFPGPVDADGARIIAPSRMPGWHLFPLRDRLADRLGLPVLLDNDANMMALGEHRTARPARRHLVVVKAGRGIGSGVISDGRLHRGARGSAGDISHVRVDRAAQLPCSCGNIGCLETVASGAAIAAALRTRGLRADSAADILRLVEDGDAHATTLVRQAGRDIGTVLAVVVNFFNPEAVVVGGALAAAQPLVAAVRGTLYERCLPMATSELAIDAAVHGPDAGLLGAGHAVLRLAAGTGGAPAAPR; translated from the coding sequence ATGACCGCCTCCGGCGAGCAGCCCGGCTCCGCCGCGCACGTTCTCGAACTCGTCGCGAACGGCTCCGCCACCTCGCGCGCCGACCTCGTGCGCGAGCTGGGGCTCGCCGCGTCCACCGTGTCCGCCCGCGTCCAGGAACTCGTCGAGGCCGGGCTGCTGACCGAGTCCGGTGAGGGCGCCTCCCGCGGCGGCCGGCGCCCCCGGCTGCTGCGCGTCGCCGACCGGGGCGCGGTCGCACTGGCCGCGGACCTGGGCAGCCACCACATCCGGACCGGGGCGGTCGGGCTGACCGGCGGCGTCCTCGACCCCGAGGACCTGGCCTTCGACCTGACCGCCGGGCCGGACGGCGCCCTGGACGCGCTCGCCGGGCAGTTGGCGGCGCTCGCGGAGCGGCAGCGTGCGGCCGGGCGGACGGTCCGCGGCGTGGGGCTGGGGTTCCCCGGCCCGGTCGACGCGGACGGCGCACGGATCATCGCGCCCTCCCGGATGCCCGGCTGGCACCTCTTCCCGCTGCGCGACCGGCTCGCGGACCGCCTCGGCCTGCCGGTCCTGCTGGACAACGACGCCAACATGATGGCGCTGGGGGAACACCGCACGGCCCGCCCCGCCCGCCGCCACCTCGTCGTGGTCAAGGCCGGCCGCGGCATCGGCTCGGGCGTCATCAGCGACGGCCGGCTGCACCGGGGCGCCCGCGGCTCGGCCGGCGACATCAGTCACGTCCGGGTGGACCGGGCGGCGCAACTGCCGTGCTCCTGCGGCAACATCGGCTGTCTGGAGACGGTGGCCAGCGGTGCCGCGATCGCCGCCGCGCTGCGCACCCGGGGGCTCCGCGCCGACTCCGCCGCCGACATCCTGCGGCTGGTCGAGGACGGCGACGCGCACGCCACCACCCTCGTACGGCAGGCGGGCCGGGACATCGGCACGGTGCTGGCCGTCGTCGTGAACTTCTTCAACCCCGAGGCGGTCGTCGTCGGGGGCGCGCTCGCCGCCGCCCAGCCGCTGGTCGCGGCGGTGCGCGGCACGCTCTACGAGCGCTGCCTGCCGATGGCCACCAGCGAACTCGCCATCGACGCGGCGGTGCACGGCCCGGACGCGGGTCTGCTGGGGGCGGGCCACGCCGTGCTGCGCCTGGCGGCCGGCACCGGCGGCGCCCCCGCCGCGCCCCGCTGA
- a CDS encoding peptide ABC transporter substrate-binding protein encodes MGLRTTRIRGLLGRWAATAVLGLPALAGCGPAGNVVTELGATGGTPVEGGTATMALPPASTPNWIFPIGAPGYLASYNSAIQDLLFLRLFTPEQKGDALTMDSPRNLAGTPRYSDHNTTVSITLKKGYAWSDGTPVTTRDVKFWFDLIKDNKREWAGYSPNLMPDDVKEFETVDDRTFRLRLDRAYNPTWFTANELQDFVALPVHAWNPRDESPRRAFARLMRHAKQFSRFATDPLWKTVDGPWRIEKWTTSGQVSLVPNRAYRGPDKPRLDRVVLKPFTTADSEFNVLRAGGIDYGYLPPAVMAQSQQFKERGYRIDPWEGWSVTYLVLNFHHPTVGALLRQDYLRQALQHLIDQQGISRVIWHGSAAPTRGPVPAGLLDGEPYPYDPSRARALLAGHGWAERDGTLHCVRPGPGRDRCGAGVRGGQELRLSLLSQSGSTETSNTMQAVKSDFARAGIVLDVRQQPLNTVLGATVPCERTEPLCAQWQLGFFGTQGSWYFPPDPSGEKIFATHAPSNMGSWSDPETDRLIRATEYSAEPAALREYGRTVARRLPVLWTPNPAYQVSAIRNDLRGVDQNPTLSLAPQNWYYVKKGGAGR; translated from the coding sequence ATGGGCCTGCGCACCACCCGAATACGCGGGCTGCTGGGGCGCTGGGCGGCCACCGCTGTGCTCGGTCTCCCGGCGCTGGCCGGCTGCGGCCCGGCTGGCAACGTTGTCACCGAGCTGGGCGCCACCGGCGGCACCCCGGTCGAGGGCGGCACCGCCACCATGGCCCTGCCGCCGGCCTCCACCCCCAACTGGATCTTCCCCATCGGGGCCCCCGGCTATCTGGCCTCGTACAACAGCGCCATTCAGGACCTGCTCTTCCTGCGGCTGTTCACGCCCGAGCAGAAGGGCGACGCGCTGACCATGGATTCGCCCCGCAACCTCGCCGGAACGCCCCGTTACAGCGACCACAACACCACCGTCAGCATCACCCTGAAAAAGGGTTACGCATGGTCCGACGGGACGCCGGTCACCACCCGCGACGTGAAGTTCTGGTTCGATCTGATCAAGGACAACAAGCGGGAATGGGCCGGCTATTCACCGAACTTGATGCCCGACGACGTCAAGGAATTCGAGACCGTCGACGACCGTACGTTCCGGCTCCGGCTGGACCGCGCCTACAACCCCACGTGGTTCACGGCCAACGAACTCCAGGACTTCGTCGCCCTGCCCGTCCACGCCTGGAACCCCCGTGACGAGAGCCCCCGGCGGGCCTTCGCCCGGCTGATGCGGCACGCCAAGCAGTTCTCCCGCTTCGCCACCGATCCGCTGTGGAAGACGGTCGACGGGCCCTGGCGGATCGAGAAGTGGACCACCTCGGGCCAGGTCTCGCTCGTTCCCAACCGGGCCTACCGCGGGCCCGACAAACCCCGTCTCGACCGGGTGGTCCTCAAGCCCTTCACCACCGCGGACTCCGAGTTCAACGTGCTGCGGGCCGGCGGGATCGACTACGGGTACCTCCCGCCGGCCGTCATGGCGCAGTCGCAGCAGTTCAAGGAGCGGGGATACCGCATCGACCCCTGGGAGGGCTGGTCGGTCACCTACCTCGTCCTCAACTTCCACCACCCCACCGTGGGAGCGCTGCTGCGCCAGGACTATCTGCGCCAGGCGCTCCAGCACCTCATCGACCAGCAGGGCATCTCGCGGGTGATCTGGCACGGCAGCGCCGCGCCCACCCGCGGCCCGGTCCCCGCCGGACTCCTCGACGGCGAGCCCTACCCCTACGACCCGAGCCGGGCGCGGGCGCTGCTGGCCGGGCACGGCTGGGCCGAGCGGGACGGCACGCTGCACTGCGTACGGCCGGGGCCCGGCAGGGACCGCTGCGGCGCGGGGGTCAGGGGAGGACAGGAACTGCGGCTGTCGCTGCTCTCCCAGTCCGGCTCGACCGAGACCTCCAACACCATGCAGGCCGTGAAGTCCGACTTCGCCAGGGCGGGCATCGTCCTCGACGTCCGGCAGCAGCCGTTGAACACCGTCCTCGGCGCCACCGTCCCCTGTGAGCGGACCGAGCCGCTGTGCGCGCAGTGGCAGCTGGGCTTCTTCGGCACCCAGGGCAGCTGGTACTTCCCGCCGGACCCCAGCGGGGAAAAGATCTTCGCGACCCACGCCCCCTCGAACATGGGCAGTTGGTCCGACCCGGAGACCGACCGGCTGATCCGTGCCACCGAGTACTCGGCCGAGCCGGCCGCGCTGCGCGAGTACGGCCGCACGGTGGCCCGCCGGCTCCCCGTCCTGTGGACCCCCAACCCGGCCTACCAGGTCTCCGCCATCCGCAACGACCTGCGCGGCGTCGACCAGAACCCGACGCTGTCCCTCGCCCCGCAGAACTGGTACTACGTCAAGAAGGGCGGTGCCGGACGGTGA
- a CDS encoding alpha/beta fold hydrolase, producing the protein MTTWTPVRRAHNGRIALAYDRLTGPPGQEPLLLVTGLGVSRRWWPDGLAGALAAQGFAVARYDQRDAGESTHLPPTATRSPLTAMVRGRGSAYTAEDMADDAVAVLDALGWDSAHLFGQSLGGAVAQRIALRHPRRVRTLTSVSAVPGDVAGVRTLRHLRLRTLVKLARMRHPATPEGDIEAGIELARLLHSPAHPLDERAIRERITALADAGVQDGRSQSRQIGARWRGPGIHEIAVPTLVLHGADDPLVKPSAGRAVAARVPGARFVPLPGVGHDLPEAVWQDVARRVRRLADG; encoded by the coding sequence ATGACGACCTGGACCCCGGTGCGCCGGGCCCATAACGGACGGATCGCGCTGGCCTACGACCGGCTGACCGGGCCGCCGGGCCAGGAGCCGCTGCTGCTGGTGACCGGCCTGGGCGTCTCCCGGCGCTGGTGGCCGGACGGCCTCGCCGGGGCGCTGGCCGCCCAGGGCTTCGCGGTGGCGCGCTACGACCAGCGCGACGCGGGGGAGTCGACGCACCTGCCGCCCACCGCGACCCGCAGCCCGCTCACCGCGATGGTGCGCGGCCGCGGGTCGGCCTACACCGCCGAGGACATGGCCGACGACGCCGTCGCCGTGCTGGACGCCCTCGGCTGGGACTCGGCCCACCTGTTCGGCCAGTCGCTCGGCGGCGCGGTCGCCCAGCGCATCGCGCTCCGCCACCCCCGGCGGGTACGGACACTGACCTCGGTGTCGGCCGTCCCCGGCGATGTGGCGGGCGTGCGCACCCTGCGCCACCTCCGGCTGCGGACGCTCGTGAAGCTCGCCCGCATGCGTCACCCCGCCACCCCCGAGGGCGACATCGAGGCCGGGATCGAGCTCGCCCGGCTCCTGCACTCACCCGCCCACCCCCTCGACGAGCGGGCCATCAGGGAACGGATCACCGCCCTGGCCGACGCGGGGGTCCAGGACGGGCGCAGCCAGAGCCGTCAGATCGGCGCCCGGTGGCGCGGTCCCGGTATCCACGAGATCGCGGTGCCGACCCTGGTCCTGCACGGCGCGGACGACCCGCTCGTCAAGCCCTCCGCCGGCCGCGCCGTCGCGGCCCGGGTACCCGGCGCCCGGTTCGTCCCGCTGCCCGGCGTCGGCCACGACCTCCCGGAAGCCGTCTGGCAGGACGTCGCCCGCCGGGTGCGGCGGCTCGCCGACGGGTGA
- a CDS encoding M81 family metallopeptidase, translating to MPAPTGPRDRTRPLRIGIGGMAIESSQFCPHRSSYDDFRVTRGRELLDRYTWTRPDAWPAGLVEWVPLVHAVAVPGGPVERATYDRVKAELTDRTRESGPLDGLVFDIHGAMSVVGLEDAEADLTDAVRAAAGPATLISAAMDLHGNVSRRFAARLDLLTAHRLAPHEDAWETRERAARKLVERLAAGRGRPHRAWVQVPVLLPGEKTSTRLEPAKSLYGRLAAVEALDGVVDAALWVGYAWADEERCRAAVVVTADDPRLAVDQAGLLARAYWDARRDFVFVGPTGDADACIARAAASTARPFVISDSGDNPTAGGAGDLPYMLGRLLAHEELADGRVTALHPGLTDPEAVAACRAAGLGAEVTLRVGGRFSAGTGPHAEPYELTGTVTALDDPAVSPGPGGPRGNPAYDGRGRSAAVTRGGVTVVLTERRTPFHTRADFGALDPLAYDLLVVKIGYLEPELHAMAADWLLALTPGGVDQDLLRLGHRKVRRPLYPFDDEGFEDPDLTPVLL from the coding sequence ATGCCCGCACCGACCGGCCCCCGCGACCGCACCCGGCCCCTGCGCATCGGCATCGGCGGCATGGCCATCGAGTCGAGCCAGTTCTGCCCGCACCGTTCGTCCTACGACGACTTCCGCGTCACCCGGGGGCGCGAGCTGCTCGACCGCTACACCTGGACCCGGCCGGACGCCTGGCCGGCCGGGCTCGTCGAGTGGGTGCCGCTGGTGCATGCGGTGGCGGTGCCCGGCGGGCCGGTGGAGCGCGCCACGTACGACCGCGTCAAGGCCGAACTGACCGACCGGACAAGGGAGTCGGGGCCGCTGGACGGCCTGGTGTTCGACATCCACGGTGCGATGAGCGTGGTCGGCCTGGAGGACGCGGAGGCCGACCTCACCGACGCCGTACGGGCCGCCGCCGGCCCTGCCACCCTCATCTCCGCGGCCATGGACCTGCACGGCAATGTCTCGCGCCGCTTCGCCGCGCGCCTCGACCTGCTCACCGCACACCGGCTGGCGCCGCACGAGGACGCCTGGGAGACCCGCGAGCGCGCCGCCCGCAAGCTGGTCGAGCGGCTGGCCGCCGGGCGGGGCCGCCCGCACCGCGCCTGGGTGCAGGTGCCCGTCCTCCTCCCCGGCGAGAAGACCAGCACCCGCCTCGAACCGGCGAAGTCGCTCTACGGCCGGCTGGCCGCCGTCGAGGCACTCGACGGGGTGGTGGACGCCGCACTCTGGGTCGGCTACGCCTGGGCGGACGAGGAGCGCTGCCGGGCCGCGGTGGTGGTCACCGCGGACGACCCCCGACTCGCGGTCGACCAGGCCGGGTTGCTGGCCCGGGCGTACTGGGACGCGCGCCGCGATTTCGTCTTCGTCGGCCCGACCGGCGACGCCGACGCCTGCATCGCCCGCGCCGCGGCGTCCACCGCCCGCCCGTTCGTGATCAGCGACTCCGGCGACAACCCCACCGCGGGCGGCGCGGGCGACCTGCCGTACATGCTGGGCCGGCTGCTGGCCCACGAGGAGCTGGCCGACGGCCGGGTCACCGCGCTGCACCCGGGACTGACCGACCCGGAGGCGGTCGCCGCCTGCCGGGCGGCCGGGCTGGGCGCCGAGGTCACGCTCCGCGTGGGCGGCCGGTTCAGCGCGGGCACCGGTCCGCACGCGGAGCCGTACGAGCTCACCGGTACGGTCACCGCCCTCGACGACCCGGCCGTGTCCCCCGGCCCCGGTGGCCCGCGGGGGAATCCGGCCTACGACGGACGCGGCCGGAGCGCGGCGGTCACCCGGGGCGGGGTGACGGTCGTGCTGACCGAGCGCCGCACCCCGTTCCACACCCGCGCGGACTTCGGCGCACTGGACCCGCTGGCCTACGACCTGCTCGTGGTGAAGATCGGCTATCTGGAACCCGAGCTGCACGCGATGGCCGCCGACTGGCTGCTCGCGCTCACGCCGGGCGGGGTGGACCAGGACCTGCTGCGCCTCGGCCACCGCAAGGTGCGGCGCCCGCTCTACCCCTTCGACGACGAGGGCTTCGAGGACCCGGATCTGACGCCGGTGCTGCTGTAG
- a CDS encoding glutamine synthetase family protein, whose amino-acid sequence MASRAAEQREEARQSAARLEAEGVRNVALTWVDNAGVARVKTIPAQRLPDAAERGVGMSPVFDVFTSDDAITESEHLGGPDGDLRLFPALDRVTALAGQPGWAWAPADRYDQLGAPHPACQRQFARRMTERAAAAGLELRMGFETEWIVTRAPEGHHPAAADADETLDYPCAGPAYGMTRVVELSDYLRDVTEALTVQGIDVLQLHPEYAPGQFEVTTAPGDPVRAADDVVLVRETVRAISARHGLRASFAPSFVAGQVGNGCHLHLGLYRDGTSLHRAPEAAWGLAPDAASFLGGVLNALPALLAIGCPSPASYLRLQPSHWAGVYQCWGVENREAALRLITGAPDDPDGGHAEVKTFDAAANPYLAVGAVIAAGLHGIECATQLPEPQTGDPGVLGVRERARRGIVRLPATLTEAADRLEKSAPLYEAMGEVLHGAVLAVRRAEEAHFAGSEAEEIAAATRWRW is encoded by the coding sequence ATGGCATCGCGGGCTGCGGAACAGCGCGAGGAAGCCCGCCAGTCGGCGGCGCGGCTGGAGGCGGAAGGCGTACGGAACGTGGCGTTGACCTGGGTGGACAACGCGGGCGTCGCCCGCGTCAAGACCATCCCGGCCCAACGGCTCCCGGACGCCGCCGAGCGCGGCGTCGGGATGTCGCCGGTCTTCGACGTCTTCACCTCCGACGACGCCATCACCGAGTCAGAGCACCTCGGCGGACCCGACGGCGATCTGCGGCTCTTCCCCGCCCTGGACCGCGTCACCGCCCTCGCGGGCCAGCCCGGCTGGGCCTGGGCGCCGGCCGACCGCTACGACCAGCTCGGTGCGCCGCACCCCGCCTGCCAGCGGCAGTTCGCCCGGCGGATGACGGAGCGGGCCGCCGCGGCCGGCCTGGAGCTGCGGATGGGCTTCGAGACCGAGTGGATCGTCACCCGCGCCCCCGAGGGCCACCACCCGGCGGCGGCCGACGCGGACGAGACGCTCGACTACCCCTGCGCGGGCCCCGCGTACGGCATGACCCGGGTCGTCGAGCTCTCCGACTACCTCCGCGACGTCACCGAGGCGCTGACCGTCCAGGGCATCGACGTCCTCCAGCTCCACCCCGAGTACGCGCCCGGCCAGTTCGAGGTCACCACCGCGCCGGGCGACCCGGTGCGCGCCGCCGACGACGTGGTGCTGGTCCGCGAGACCGTCCGCGCGATCTCCGCCCGGCACGGGCTGCGCGCCTCCTTCGCCCCCTCGTTCGTCGCCGGGCAGGTCGGCAACGGCTGCCACCTCCACCTCGGCCTCTACCGCGACGGCACGAGCCTGCACCGGGCCCCCGAGGCGGCATGGGGCCTGGCGCCCGACGCCGCGTCCTTCCTCGGCGGCGTCCTGAACGCGCTGCCCGCCCTGCTCGCCATCGGCTGCCCCTCGCCCGCCAGTTACCTGCGGCTGCAGCCCTCCCACTGGGCCGGGGTCTACCAGTGCTGGGGCGTGGAGAACCGCGAGGCGGCGCTCCGCCTGATCACCGGCGCGCCCGACGACCCCGACGGCGGCCACGCCGAGGTCAAGACCTTCGACGCGGCCGCCAACCCGTACCTCGCCGTCGGCGCGGTGATCGCCGCCGGGCTGCACGGCATCGAGTGCGCCACCCAGCTGCCCGAACCCCAGACCGGTGACCCCGGTGTCCTCGGCGTCCGCGAGCGGGCCCGGCGCGGCATCGTCCGGCTGCCCGCGACCCTCACCGAGGCCGCCGACCGCCTGGAGAAGTCGGCGCCGCTGTACGAGGCGATGGGCGAGGTGCTGCACGGCGCGGTGCTCGCGGTCCGGCGCGCGGAGGAGGCGCACTTCGCGGGCAGCGAGGCCGAGGAGATCGCCGCCGCCACCCGCTGGCGCTGGTGA